Proteins encoded in a region of the Vicia villosa cultivar HV-30 ecotype Madison, WI linkage group LG5, Vvil1.0, whole genome shotgun sequence genome:
- the LOC131603816 gene encoding disease resistance protein RPV1-like translates to MSHPTTSKYDVFLSFRGEDTRENFTSHLYKELYRKNIETFIDYKLGRGEEISPALLKAIEESDIYVVILSEHYASSTWCLEELTMILECRKKYGREIIPVFYKVDPSDVRHQRKSYADDFAKHEKQPADKVEAWRTALRKIADLSGMHSKNFSHESELVEEIAKDVLNKLKDCSLSDHQRMIGIEKHIQQIQSLLLLESPSVRIIGIWGMGGIGKSTIVSTIYRKLRTDFSSGSIVLNFKEEVERLGIDQVKRKCLSQLLDDKDATSSRSSFSSERRLERAKVLFILDDVSDCGQILGLIRHSKFGQGSRIIVTSRDKQVLHNVVDYIYHVKEMDFQDSLQLFCLSAFKQNHPKETYEGLSEKVLHYAKGVPLVLKIFGLLLHDKVKEIWESALKKLEKQTDVTAFNVLKLSYDGLDDEQKDIFLDIACFYRGHLVNVVAQTLDCCGFSAQYGMDVLKDRCLISNLEGRIVMHDLVQEMGQKIVRQQCVDNPGKRSRLWMADDIYTILRNNRGTDAIQCIFLDLCKIKKVEPHAETFKEMHNLRMIQFYNPSAFRKESNVIIRTVLKSLPDNLKFLRWDGFPQRSLPLDFCPENLVTLDMPHSRLEKLWDGDQDLPNLKRLNLSFSQKLIEVPDLYLSPNIEEIILSHCASLVQVHSSGFLDNLNCLCINGCIELRSLNLPSNILSKSSGLVVLHGCVNLETLVISSSRTEAVQSNSCSRFYGLWDFEAINVYGLSDEHEPKKDAGGYEIGEYSSRAFRPVDNADVYKNEEPLDNICLLNMKVKIDTMPSLFSSINQLCWLDISKCESLTFLPPEVFNLSFLRRLYLGGCLNLEELPEIKKSMENLTVLVLDKTAIRELPSSLNHLIRLEELSLKRCSRLMTIPSSIGNLSKLVKLDLTDCESLKTFPSSIFKLKLTKLDLHGCTMLRTFPEILEPAESFTLINLTKTAIQNLPSSFEYLVGLQTLRLNLCSNLVSLPNSIVKLNRLSVLDCSGCCRLTKIPNDIGCLSSLTKLSLQESGIMNLPESMSHLSNLESLDISDCKWLECIPNLPPRLNQFSAFDCQSIKTLEPNSKVKLLSTSKEGTFKFHFTNSQKLDETFSKNIGEVAWHKISDDAYRIVFFSFSGSAVPSWLPYSCKGNSVTMKKDSPYLWGYNRLVGFALCVVFRRANIEDTETRSTSFVYRLTFESNGETRYLPYQGLKLDIYWKDRSRYFIEDQTFLWKYQLDLASIGNELFHAYNFILEIQEDIRHLSSSTSNIIVKECGICPLYTKYSGSNVMRLLYNGNEGPSESKHGS, encoded by the exons ATGTCTCATCCAACAACTTCAAAGTATGATGTGTTCCTCAGCTTCAGAGGAGAGGACACTCGTGAAAACTTCACTAGTCATCTTTACAAAGAGTTGTATAGAAAAAATATTGAAACATTCATAGACTATAAGCTTGGCAGGGGAGAAGAGATTTCTCCAGCACTGCTGAAAGCAATAGAAGAATCAGATATTTATGTGGTCATTTTGTCGGAACATTATGCTTCTTCCACTTGGTGTTTGGAAGAACTCACAATGATACTTGAATGTAGGAAGAAATATGGTAGGGAAATTATACCTGTTTTCTATAAGGTGGATCCATCAGATGTTAGGCATCAGAGAAAGAGTTATGCAGACGATTTTGCTAAACATGAAAAACAACCTGCTGACAAAGTTGAGGCATGGCGGACTGCTCTAAGAAAAATTGCTGATCTTTCTGGCATGCATTCCAAAAACTTCAG CCATGAAagtgaacttgttgaagagattgcAAAAGATGTTTTGAACAAACTAAAAGATTGTTCCTTAAGTGATCATCAAAGAATGATTGGAATTGAAAAGCACATTCAACAAATTCAATCTTTGTTGCTCCTCGAGTCGCCATCTGTTCGTATCATAGGAATATGGGGCATGGGAGGGATAGGCAAATCAACAATTGTTAGTACAATTTACCGCAAACTTAGAACTGATTTCAGTTCTGGAAGCATTGTTCTAAATTTTAAAGAAGAAGTAGAAAGACTTGGAATAGACCAAGTAAAAAGAAAATGCTTATCACAACTTCTAGATGATAAAGACGCGACTTCTTCTCGATCCAGTTTTTCGTCTGAACGAAGGCTTGAACGAGCAAAGGTTCTCTTTATTCTCGATGATGTGAGTGATTGTGGTCAAATTCTAGGCTTAATTCGACACAGTAAATTCGGCCAAGGGAGTAGAATCATTGTGACTAGTAGAGACAAGCAAGTGCTTCACAATGTTGTTGATTATATATATCATGTAAAGGAGATGGATTTTCAAGACTCCCTACAACTTTTCTGTTTAAGTGCTTTTAAACAAAACCATCCAAAAGAAACTTATGAGGGCTTATCAGAAAAGGTATTACATTATGCTAAAGGGGTTCCATTAGTTCTCAAAATTTTTGGCTTATTGCTTCATGATAAAGTAAAGGAGATATGGGAAAGCGCGTTGAAAAAGCTCGAGAAGCAAACTGATGTTACAGCTTTCAATGTGTTGAAGTTAAGTTATGACGGACTTGACGATGAACAGAAGGATATATTTCTTGACATAGCTTGCTTTTATAGAGGACATTTGGTGAATGTTGTAGCGCAAACATTGGATTGTTGTGGTTTTTCTGCCCAATACGGAATGGATGTTCTCAAAGATAGATGCCTTATATCAAATTTAGAAGGTAGAATTGTGATGCATGATCTAGTACAGGAAATGGGACAAAAAATTGTTCGACAACAATGCGTTGATAATCCTGGAAAACGAAGTCGGTTATGGATGGCCGAtgatatttatactattttgagaaACAATAGG GGGACAGATGCAATTCAGTGTATATTCCTTGACTTATGCAAGATAAAGAAAGTTGAACCACATGCTGAAACTTTCAAAGAAATGCATAATCTTAGAATGATCCAATTCTATAATCCTTCTGCATTTCGGAAAGAATCAAATGTGATCATTCGTACGGTTCTGAAGAGTCTTCCGGATAATTTAAAATTTCTTCGTTGGGATGGTTTCCCTCAAAGATCTTTGCCGCTAGATTTTTGTCCAGAAAATCTTGTTACACTTGATATGCCTCATAGCCGTCTTGAAAAACTTTGGGACGGGGATCAG GATTTGCCGAATTTGAAAAGGCTTAACCTTAGTTTTTCTCAGAAGCTGATAGAAGTTCCAGACCTCTACTTGTCACCAAATATTGAAGAAATAATTCTGAGTCATTGTGCAAGTTTGGTACAAGTTCACTCCTCAGGCTTCCTCGACAACCTGAACTGTTTATGCATAAACGGTTGTATCGAACTCAGGAGTTTGAATCTTCCTAGCAATATTCTATCGAAATCATCAGGATTAGTTGTTCTCCATGGTTGTGTCAACCTTGAAACACTTGTAATCAGCAGTAGTAGAACTGAGGCAGTTCAATCAAACAGTTGTTCGCGTTTTTATGGACTTTGGGACTTTGAAGCGATAAATGTTTATGGACTTAGCGATGAACATGAACCAAAGAAAGACGCCGGGGGTTATGAGATTGGTGAATACTCTTCAAGAGCTTTTCGTCCCGTTGATAATGCAGACGTATACAAAAACGAAGAACCATTGGACAATATCTGCTTGCTAAACATGAAAGTGAAGATAGACACAATGCCCTCATTATTTTCAAGTATCAATCAACTTTGTTGGTTAGATATTTCTAAATGCGAGTCCTTAACATTCCTACCACCTGAAGTTTTCAATCTGAGTTTTCTAAGAAGACTTTATCTCGGCGGATGTTTAAATTTGGAAGAGTTACCTGAAATCAAGAAGAGCATGGAAAATCTAACCGTGCTCGTCTTAGACAAAACAGCAATAAGAGAACTACCTTCATCCTTGAACCATTTGATCCGGCTAGAAGAATTGAGCTTGAAAAGGTGTTCAAGGCTCATGACTATTCCGTCTTCCATTGGAAATCTCAGCAAACTCGTCAAATTAGACCTCACCGACTGTGAATCACTTAAAACTTTTCCAAGCAGCATTTTCAAACTGAAGTTGACGAAACTCGACTTGCACGGTTGCACAATGCTTAGGACCTTTCCAGAGATCTTAGAGCCAGCCGAAAGTTTCACTCTTATTAACTTAACAAAAACAGCAATTCAAAATTTGCCTTCGTCATTCGAGTATTTGGTTGGGTTGCAAACCTTGCGCCTGAATCTTTGTAGTAATCTGGTGTCACTTCCAAACAGCATTGTCAAACTAAATCGTCTATCCGTTCTTGATTGTTCCGGTTGTTGCAGATTAACAAAAATCCCAAATGACATTGGTTGCTTGTCATCATTGACGAAACTTTCGTTGCAAGAAAGCGGTATTATGAACCTTCCCGAAAGCATGTCTCATCTCTCGAATTTGGAATCACTTGACATAAGTGATTGCAAATGGCTTGAATGTATCCCAAATCTTCCGCCACGTCTAAACCAGTTCTCCGCGTTTGATTGCCAATCCATTAAGACACTGGAGCCAAATTCAAAGGTGAAACTCCTATCTACTTCCAAAGAAGGTACCTTCAAATTTCATTTCACCAATAGTCAAAAACTAGATGAAACTTTTTCGAAAAACATCGGTGAAGTAGCATGGCATAAGATCTCTGATGATGCATATAGGATAGTGTTCTTCAGTTTTTCAGGAAGCGCAGTTCCTAGCTGGTTACCTTACAGTTGCAAGGGAAACTCAGTAACAATGAAAAAAGATTCTCCTTATTTGTGGGGCTATAACAGGCTTGTTGGATTTGCTCTTTGTGTCGTTTTTCGACGCGCAAATATTGAAGACACCGAAACAAGAAGTACTAGCTTTGTATACAGACTAACATTTGAATCCAATGGCGAAACACGATATCTTCCATACCAAGGCCTAAAACTCGATATCTACTGGAAGGATCGAAGCCGGTATTTCATCGAAGATCAAACATTTCTATGGAAATATCAATTGGACTTAGCAAGCATTGGCAATGAGCTCTTTCATGCCTACAACTTCATTTTAGAGATTCAAGAAGATATTCGGCATCTCTCAAGTTCTACTTCGAACATCATTGTGAAAGAATGTGGAATCTGTCCTCTATATACCAAATATAGTGGTAGTAATGTTATGAGATTGTTATATAATGGCAATGAAGGACCAAGTGAGAGCAAACATGGATCATAA
- the LOC131605986 gene encoding uncharacterized protein LOC131605986: protein MQEEVISWIKKRWKYKDKSGTQSATKRCGCPFKIRSTPTKDGSGWKVDVKCGTHNHGLPDRLEGHAFIGRLTEEDMQHVADLTKRHVSPRHILILLQERDPENVTRITQIYKHKSVIGKEIRGPRSEIQHLLKLIDDTGYVYWSRKKDDSEVVRDIFWTHPHSVKLLNIFPIVLVMDITYKTNKYRQPLFEIVGVTSTELTFAIGFAYMECEQTENFCWVLDKLKQLMRCKQTVEKDMQESIDKLWTNVVWASDEVEYGERLKLLEETCFSCSEFVDYVKDTWIESAHWKLKQMLENSMGDMVKCWEGMNGNMKLQINNIRTSLQKSFYEVEHAHISPFYGNLHGFVSRAALRHIVKEFTRVDYVGTERQIYGCVMRTTYGLPCACELARYIIGGVPIPIDYVHIHWRQLSMEGELSADGDDGSEVDMSGAMDELWRRFRSLDVVEKRALKSRVCEITFPTTSSMLPPPERIKTKGGVKKKGTKPVDYDVYRDPSQHEYVDQASQSSQRQSRPSQTSKKKSQSKKKSQPTEVVDYIPQFPHHIRPFIQEVVDVKKDGNCGFRVIASLQGYGEDGWSIVRRELDMEIRDKKSLYMTLFGDRFQEVNMKEGFLLPPVTVD, encoded by the exons ATGCAAGAGGAGGTTATAAGTTGGATTAAGAAG AGGTGGAAATACAAAGATAAAAGTGGAACTCAAAGTGCGACTAAGAGATGTGGTTGTCCATTCAAAATTAGGTCGACTCCGACAAAAGATGGATCTGGATGGAAGGTTGATGTAAAATGCGGAACTCATAATCATGGATTACCAGATAGATTAGAAGGACATGCGTTTATTGGTAGGTTGACTGAAGAAGATATGCAACATGTTGCTGATTTGACAAAGAGACATGTATCACCTAGACACATATTGATTTTATTGCAAGAGCGGGATCCTGAGAATGTTACTCGGATCACGCAAATATACAAGCATAAGAGTGTGATAGGAAAGGAAATAAGAGGCCCAAGGAGTGAAATACAACATCTACTCAAGCTTATAGATGATACGGGTTATGTCTACTGGAGTAGAAAAAAAGATGACTCGgaagttgtgagagatattttttggacgCATCCACATTCGGTAAAGTTGCTGAATATATTTCCCATTGTGTTAGTTATGGACATCACTTACAAGACAAATAAATATAGACAACCTCTGTTTGAAATTGTTGGCGTGACATCGACCGAGTTGACATTTGCTATTGGATTTGCTTATATGGAATGTGAGCAGACGGAGAATTTTTGTTGGGTGTTAGATAAGCTGAAGCAATT GATGAGATGCAAGCAAACTGTTGAGAAAGACATGCAAGAGTCGATAGACAAATTGTGGACGAATGTTGTATGGGCAAGTGATGAGGTTGAGTATGGTGAACGGTTGAAACTACTTGAAGAAACATGTTTTTCATGTAGTGAATTTGTTGATTATGTGAAAGATACATG GATTGAGTCTGCACATTGGAAATTAAAGCAAATGTTAGAAAATAGTATGGGTGACATGGTCAAATGTTGGGAAGGTATGaatggaaacatgaagttacaaaTAAACAACATCCGAACTTCTCTTCAAAAAAGTTTTTATGAGGTTGAACACGCACACATAAGTCCATTTTATGGTAACTTGCATGGCTTTGTTAGTAGGGCTGCTTTGAGGCACATTGTTAAAGAGTTTACAAGAGTTGATTATGTTGGAACGGAAAGGCAAATATATGGTTGTGTTATGAGAACAACTTATGGGTTACCTTGTGCTTGCGAGTTAGCGAGGTACATTATTGGTGGTGTACCGATACCGATAGATTATGTTCATATTCATTGGAGACAACTTAGTATGGAAGGTGAGTTATCGGCGGATGGGGATGATGGATCAGAGGTTGATATGAGTGGTGCCATGGATGAGTTGTGGAGAAGATTTAGATCCCTAGATGTCGTTGAAAAAAGAGCATTAAAAAGTAGAGTTTGTGAAATTACTTTTCCTACCACATCTTCAATGCTACCACCACCAGAAAGAATAAAAACTAAAGGAGGTGTGAAGAAGAAAGGGACAAAACCCGTTGACTATGATGTTTATAGAGACCCTTCACAGCATGAGTATGTTGACCAAGCATCTCAATCTTCACAGAGGCAATCTCGACCATCACAGACTTCGAAGAAGAAGTCACAATCCAAGAAGAAATCACAACCAACCGAGGTAGTGGACTATATTCCTCAGTTTCCTCATCATATTAGGCCATTTATTCAAGAGGTGGTAGATGTTAAAAAAGATGGTAACTGTGGATTTAGAGTTATTGCATCACTACAGGGGTATGGTGAGGATGGTTGGTCAATTGTCCGTAGAGAATTGGATATGGAAATAAGGGACAAGAAGAGTTTGTATATGACTTTATTTGGGGACCGTTTCCAAGAG GTAAACATGAAGGAGGGGTTCCTGTTACCACCTGTCACAGTTGACTGA